Proteins found in one Enterococcus sp. 9D6_DIV0238 genomic segment:
- the yeiL gene encoding transcriptional regulator YeiL gives MKIYPLHDLKKLTKETSQTIFEKFPEQSLKAASLFVYEKNDYIVRFDKPVEHLFFMIEGRAKIYKIHENGKRSLLQFLTTGDFIGELSLLEVEDQVKDVQTIDRCICLALPYRRVKQELLADNHFLKTIAKYLGKKVLLRVEHFSNNQNYELKHRLAAYMLQTEMAGIYQEKHTETAEFLGVSYRHLIYTFNEFQQLGLIKKQGKRYELNIAGLKDLALNLHI, from the coding sequence ATGAAAATATATCCGTTACATGACTTAAAAAAATTGACCAAAGAAACTTCTCAAACCATCTTCGAAAAATTTCCAGAGCAAAGCTTAAAAGCAGCGAGTCTTTTTGTCTATGAGAAGAATGACTATATCGTTCGTTTTGATAAACCTGTTGAGCATCTTTTTTTTATGATCGAAGGGCGAGCAAAAATCTACAAGATCCACGAAAATGGGAAACGTTCATTACTTCAATTTTTGACAACAGGTGATTTTATTGGAGAGTTGTCTTTGTTAGAAGTGGAGGATCAAGTCAAAGATGTTCAAACGATCGATCGCTGTATTTGTTTAGCGTTACCGTATCGTAGAGTCAAACAAGAGCTGTTGGCTGATAATCACTTTCTGAAAACGATCGCTAAATACTTGGGGAAAAAGGTTTTATTACGGGTGGAACATTTTTCGAATAATCAAAACTATGAATTGAAGCATCGTTTGGCAGCGTACATGCTGCAAACAGAAATGGCAGGGATTTATCAGGAAAAACATACAGAGACGGCTGAATTTTTAGGGGTCAGCTATCGTCATTTAATCTATACCTTCAATGAGTTTCAACAATTAGGTTTGATAAAAAAACAAGGAAAAAGATATGAGTTAAACATTGCTGGATTAAAAGATTTAGCACTGAATTTACATATTTGA
- a CDS encoding YczE/YyaS/YitT family protein translates to MKKIIASILFYALSGVGISLTLKADIGVSSFNSLNVAVSSISDIKVGTVTFLFNSLFLLAYILLAKKKEPLKYALMFVSILCLGNIINFFSYTVFGGLQLDNYFLKLLVFVLGTVIAGSATGMVISLNILPFPIESVCIRLSEMSGAPFSRFRYGVDIISVSISLAISLFYHLPIFVREGTIISLFLLSGVISFTKKAYEMNFTKQEA, encoded by the coding sequence ATGAAAAAAATTATAGCATCTATTTTATTTTATGCACTTAGCGGTGTTGGGATCAGCTTGACTTTAAAAGCAGATATTGGAGTCAGCAGTTTCAATTCACTTAATGTAGCTGTATCTTCTATCAGCGATATCAAAGTTGGAACGGTCACATTTTTATTCAACAGTCTATTTTTACTAGCGTATATTTTATTAGCTAAAAAGAAGGAACCCTTGAAATATGCTTTAATGTTTGTTTCCATTTTATGTTTGGGAAATATCATCAATTTCTTTTCTTACACTGTTTTCGGAGGACTGCAGCTTGACAATTATTTCTTGAAGCTATTAGTCTTTGTCCTTGGAACTGTGATTGCTGGTTCCGCTACAGGAATGGTCATTTCTTTAAATATTCTGCCATTTCCGATCGAAAGTGTCTGTATTCGTCTATCTGAGATGTCAGGTGCCCCATTCTCTAGATTTAGATATGGCGTCGATATTATATCCGTCTCCATCTCTCTAGCGATCTCTCTATTTTATCATTTACCGATTTTTGTTAGAGAAGGAACGATCATTAGCCTGTTCTTATTATCTGGGGTCATCTCATTCACCAAAAAAGCTTATGAAATGAACTTTACTAAACAGGAAGCCTAA
- a CDS encoding LssY C-terminal domain-containing protein, with amino-acid sequence MKKQTLFNSAFRLIRFIFIVISGSLIYQVLFSEILTKKIHIFAYILLWLFSSYLILPFINKLMTGRYLPDYFIGRSQTSDGLLGDPINLAFIGSKAELEQLFMNSGWTIAEKLSLRSSIKMIIASVLAKSYPSAPVSSLFLFGKRQDIAFEKQIENNPRRRHHVRFWQTPENWYLPGGRQADWLGAATYDKKVGFSFFTGQVTHKINSDVDKERDFVLETFEESKQPVSIELVEHFTTSYHGRNGGGDEIFTDGALPFIKMK; translated from the coding sequence ATGAAAAAACAAACTCTTTTCAATAGTGCATTTAGATTGATTCGTTTCATTTTTATTGTGATTAGCGGTAGTTTGATCTATCAAGTATTGTTTTCTGAAATTTTAACAAAAAAGATCCATATTTTTGCGTATATTCTTTTATGGTTATTCAGTTCCTATTTGATTTTGCCTTTTATCAATAAGTTGATGACAGGACGTTACTTACCAGATTACTTTATCGGTCGTTCGCAGACGAGTGATGGGTTATTAGGGGATCCGATCAATCTTGCTTTTATTGGAAGTAAAGCGGAATTAGAGCAATTATTTATGAACAGCGGCTGGACTATTGCCGAAAAATTATCATTACGATCGAGCATAAAAATGATTATTGCAAGTGTGTTAGCAAAGTCTTACCCAAGCGCACCTGTTAGTTCTTTATTTTTATTTGGTAAACGGCAGGATATTGCATTTGAAAAGCAAATCGAAAATAATCCGCGTAGAAGGCATCATGTACGTTTTTGGCAAACACCAGAAAACTGGTATTTACCTGGAGGTAGACAAGCGGATTGGTTAGGTGCTGCAACGTATGATAAAAAAGTGGGCTTTTCTTTTTTTACTGGACAGGTCACTCATAAAATAAACTCAGATGTCGATAAGGAACGTGATTTTGTCTTGGAGACGTTTGAAGAATCGAAACAACCTGTTTCGATTGAACTTGTTGAACATTTCACCACAAGCTATCATGGAAGAAATGGCGGTGGTGATGAAATATTCACAGATGGTGCATTACCTTTTATCAAAATGAAATAG
- a CDS encoding LysM peptidoglycan-binding domain-containing protein: MKSLKTILLATTLTAGFGFFMGTTDAHADSLYKVKTGDTLSTISQQFSGDNSLIDLIAKDNKITNINMIFEGEELVIRTAEEAGKDAIPVQAEAAPVQEAAVQAEPAAPAQEAATAPATTSSAKEWIAQKESSGSYAATNGRYIGRYQLDASYLNGDYSEANQERVADSYVAGRYGSWEAAQAFWMANGWY, from the coding sequence ATGAAATCACTTAAAACGATTTTATTAGCAACAACTTTGACTGCAGGATTTGGCTTTTTTATGGGAACGACTGACGCACACGCTGATAGCTTATATAAAGTAAAAACAGGAGATACATTATCTACGATCTCTCAACAATTCAGTGGTGACAATAGCTTAATTGATTTGATTGCAAAAGATAATAAAATTACAAACATAAATATGATTTTTGAAGGAGAAGAATTGGTGATCCGTACAGCTGAAGAAGCTGGCAAAGATGCAATACCAGTTCAAGCAGAAGCAGCACCAGTACAAGAAGCAGCTGTGCAAGCTGAGCCAGCAGCACCAGCTCAAGAAGCAGCGACAGCACCAGCAACGACTTCATCTGCGAAAGAATGGATCGCACAAAAAGAATCAAGTGGTTCGTATGCTGCGACAAACGGTAGATATATCGGTAGATATCAATTAGATGCTTCATATTTAAATGGTGATTATTCCGAAGCAAACCAAGAACGAGTTGCTGACAGCTATGTTGCTGGACGTTATGGTTCATGGGAAGCAGCACAGGCTTTCTGGATGGCTAACGGCTGGTATTAA
- a CDS encoding glucosaminidase domain-containing protein: protein MKKRNLNSKKMRVLSVGLLTSTAVLSVNDVQPIVAKESEDHVTAGSEEQEDVAILSSTSEYEPTESTVEGIATSSSTQESSSESTDETVEESTTDSSTTDESSSTQETTDSTSTTDSTSTTDSSTSDSTSSSDSSTSSTGSTSSTSSSTGTTSSTTTPSKPKPKPKPQPSKPKPAPKPSTPAPTPVQPQQPIQGPQQPITTPPTNNVSIGSTTSGASPAGSDQVFHISPNLTTKSFVEVIGEDARQIAGENNVYASVMIAQAILESASGNSALASAPNYNLFGIKGSYKGQSANFLTSEDDGSGSMFTIRSDFRKYPSYKESLEDYVKLIRGGTDFNNSFYSGTWKTNTKSYKDATKFLTGRYATDTSYNAKLNGLIDAYNLTQYDTLKENKKTKKAKKISLNTSFDKLEKQNDKADQNIEYITHIVEKGESLKSISELYNISTLAILDKNQLDRRMLFIGQKLSIPKQEEKTTVVVKEDAVDRSLDMVQKLSTAFAGKETTQSSEKQVAKSTKTTTTKETTTKETAKKEKNATKETTDTSAKKDAKDYQVSATRKKTKETYEVKKGDTLASISKKTGVSVWSLKEWNDLDQYFLTEGQQLILTPIYDLQS, encoded by the coding sequence ATGAAAAAAAGAAATCTAAACAGTAAAAAAATGCGCGTATTAAGTGTTGGGTTGCTTACTTCAACTGCTGTCCTTTCTGTTAATGATGTTCAACCAATTGTTGCTAAAGAATCAGAAGATCATGTAACTGCAGGATCGGAAGAACAAGAAGACGTAGCAATTTTATCTTCAACGAGTGAATATGAACCAACAGAAAGTACAGTAGAAGGAATCGCAACAAGTTCTTCTACGCAAGAAAGCAGCAGTGAGTCAACGGACGAAACTGTAGAAGAAAGTACAACAGACTCGTCTACAACAGATGAGTCGAGTTCAACACAAGAGACAACAGACTCTACAAGTACAACAGACTCTACAAGTACAACAGATTCATCGACAAGTGATTCAACTTCGAGTAGCGATAGCTCAACATCAAGTACAGGTTCGACTTCAAGTACTAGTTCAAGCACAGGTACAACAAGCTCAACTACAACTCCGTCGAAACCAAAGCCAAAACCAAAACCGCAGCCAAGTAAACCAAAACCGGCTCCGAAACCAAGTACACCAGCACCAACACCTGTGCAGCCGCAGCAGCCGATCCAAGGACCGCAGCAGCCAATTACTACGCCGCCAACGAATAATGTTTCAATAGGCAGTACAACGTCAGGTGCAAGTCCAGCTGGATCAGATCAGGTATTCCATATTAGTCCTAATTTGACAACTAAGAGTTTTGTCGAAGTGATCGGTGAGGATGCTCGTCAGATTGCTGGTGAAAACAATGTGTATGCCTCAGTCATGATCGCACAGGCCATTTTGGAAAGTGCATCTGGGAACAGTGCATTGGCTTCAGCTCCGAATTATAACTTATTTGGGATCAAAGGTAGTTATAAAGGGCAAAGTGCAAACTTTCTGACAAGTGAAGATGACGGTTCTGGTAGTATGTTTACGATTCGTTCAGACTTCAGAAAGTACCCATCGTACAAAGAATCATTAGAAGACTACGTGAAGCTGATCAGAGGCGGCACTGATTTTAATAACTCTTTTTATAGTGGTACTTGGAAAACGAATACGAAATCGTATAAAGACGCAACGAAATTTCTGACAGGTCGTTATGCAACAGATACAAGCTATAATGCAAAACTAAATGGTTTGATCGATGCGTATAATCTGACCCAATACGACACATTAAAAGAGAACAAGAAAACGAAAAAAGCGAAGAAGATTTCATTAAATACTTCTTTTGATAAATTGGAAAAACAAAATGATAAAGCTGATCAAAATATCGAGTACATAACGCATATCGTAGAAAAAGGAGAGTCTCTGAAGTCAATCAGTGAACTTTACAATATTTCTACCTTAGCGATCCTTGATAAAAATCAATTGGATCGACGTATGTTGTTTATCGGCCAAAAGTTAAGCATTCCAAAACAAGAAGAAAAAACAACTGTTGTAGTCAAAGAGGATGCTGTAGACCGTTCATTAGATATGGTACAAAAGTTATCTACTGCTTTTGCAGGTAAAGAGACGACACAATCATCAGAGAAACAAGTAGCCAAATCAACGAAAACAACGACTACTAAAGAGACAACAACAAAAGAAACTGCTAAAAAAGAAAAAAATGCAACAAAAGAAACAACAGATACTTCAGCGAAAAAAGATGCGAAAGATTATCAAGTAAGTGCAACACGTAAGAAGACGAAAGAAACCTATGAAGTGAAAAAAGGAGACACATTAGCAAGCATCTCTAAAAAAACAGGTGTTTCTGTCTGGTCATTAAAAGAGTGGAATGACCTAGATCAATACTTCTTGACGGAAGGACAACAACTTATTTTGACCCCTATCTATGATCTTCAATCGTAA
- a CDS encoding DUF5067 domain-containing protein, protein MKRKIMMLLGLLLVFTGCTTKLSEEKQTFSDRGITYSLQLPSSWEKESEPQDKYGQNAVFAAKDKKSNSVMFISTTRKDVLDLKDFGAKTRKQVAKTYGYDDPEDVYMKEFKLNDHPAYKYTVFTRFKEKDVWAHIYYVETKNGFVQLVYYSADDSNYEARSKIIDQSTRSLKEIKIDETLEEQEKEESSEPISESDSVTVKNDKVAFEIKGFRKVADQNEETLLVIRYEMTNLAEEKISADSLKEVVAVKQKKQLLTETILPENERNSALGLLEQHQKDQLEKEESVETVLVYKLKQTTGDVILTFNAEDFPNQDPVILDLDLLK, encoded by the coding sequence ATGAAACGAAAAATCATGATGCTTCTTGGGTTACTGCTTGTCTTCACAGGCTGTACAACTAAATTATCAGAGGAAAAACAAACATTTTCTGATCGGGGAATTACTTATTCACTTCAATTACCATCATCATGGGAAAAAGAATCAGAACCTCAAGATAAATATGGTCAAAATGCAGTGTTTGCCGCCAAGGATAAAAAGAGCAATTCTGTGATGTTTATCAGTACAACAAGAAAAGATGTATTAGATTTGAAGGACTTTGGAGCTAAGACTCGTAAACAGGTGGCTAAGACCTATGGCTATGATGATCCTGAAGATGTCTATATGAAAGAATTTAAGCTAAATGATCATCCAGCGTACAAATACACTGTATTCACAAGATTCAAGGAAAAAGATGTCTGGGCGCACATCTATTATGTTGAAACTAAAAATGGTTTTGTTCAGTTAGTATATTATTCAGCAGATGACAGTAATTATGAAGCGCGTTCAAAAATTATCGATCAGTCAACACGATCATTGAAAGAAATAAAAATAGATGAAACGCTTGAAGAGCAAGAGAAGGAAGAAAGTTCCGAGCCAATCTCAGAGAGTGACAGTGTAACGGTTAAAAATGATAAAGTAGCATTTGAAATCAAAGGCTTTAGAAAAGTAGCGGATCAAAATGAAGAAACACTATTAGTTATTCGCTATGAAATGACAAACTTAGCTGAAGAAAAGATCTCTGCCGATTCATTAAAAGAGGTTGTTGCAGTAAAACAAAAAAAACAACTGCTAACAGAGACCATATTGCCTGAAAACGAAAGAAATTCAGCGTTGGGGTTATTAGAACAGCATCAAAAAGATCAGTTAGAGAAAGAAGAATCTGTAGAAACTGTACTAGTCTATAAGTTAAAACAAACAACTGGAGACGTGATTCTGACGTTCAATGCAGAGGATTTCCCTAACCAAGACCCAGTTATTTTAGATCTCGATTTATTAAAATAA
- a CDS encoding YfhO family protein translates to MKNKVTRWIRENGIYLLLSIIIPIALMTLSYFLIGIYPGSERTVMASDSFSQYSNFHASFNNVLHGKQNIFYTWYGSLGLNYWAFSAYYLNGIFTPLVFFFDNQAMPEALYFITLIKFGAMGAAFWFFSTQTFKFSKWLHVSFSTAYALMAYATAYSEVIMWLDAFVYLPLIILGINRIMDKGKPVLLFISYLLLFLSNFYMAFMIGVFSFMYYCVRLMTDFKRYRKSIINYLVPSFLAGGASMVTILPTVLDLKNNGESLSDFSRFWQPDTGAWDLVTKSMAGIYDTSKFGSAPFVYIGLLPLIFCLYYFVDKKIPLRNKLLYGSLFVLLIASVYISNLNLFWHGFHAPNMFLYRFSFLFSFLVILLAGYSIEQIEKSDVEKIINIILLLLAVFLATYFFANRQRYDYIQPISFIITILLLVSYLILLLIYKGNKLKKVLPIILAVVMVAEAGFNTKVMLEGIKEDWGYAGRSVYDGHYEDIETLVEKTKRENDDFYRMENMDSISRNDSFNYGYSGVTMFSSIRNRHSSSYLNNLGFRSTGSNLNIAYVNNTLIMDSLLGIKYNLSKQEDINKYGFEKIATKGKYNLYENKNTLPLGVLTDKEIYEPNAVNNQTELIKHLSGMEEDLFSFGNVKEDKLENLTLESNDDSLTYGKENIAQLSSITWTVEIPAKTQAYLSLVAADQSMMAKTDITLEVNGTSRKNSIIESGQYYNLGYYQEAETIKVKASFDSSQAQISLYQPDVALLNVDRFETSLDKIKKNGVDFDVSGRKASASVDLKEDQVIWTTIPYDKGWRAYIDGKKVEIPTFKEAFLTLPVSKGKHTVEFVFLPQGFTVGISLFAFSIVAFLLYLFWLKRQAAKGE, encoded by the coding sequence ATGAAGAACAAAGTAACGAGATGGATACGGGAAAACGGCATATACCTTTTGCTAAGTATTATAATTCCAATCGCCTTGATGACTTTAAGCTATTTTCTGATTGGTATTTATCCTGGCAGTGAACGTACAGTCATGGCGAGTGATAGTTTTAGTCAGTATTCGAACTTCCATGCGAGTTTTAATAATGTTTTACATGGAAAACAAAATATATTTTATACATGGTATGGCTCTCTAGGGTTAAACTATTGGGCTTTTTCGGCCTATTATCTAAATGGGATTTTTACGCCGCTTGTTTTCTTTTTTGATAATCAGGCAATGCCGGAAGCATTGTATTTTATTACTTTGATCAAGTTTGGCGCAATGGGTGCTGCTTTTTGGTTTTTTTCGACTCAAACCTTCAAATTTTCTAAATGGCTACACGTATCGTTTAGTACGGCTTACGCATTGATGGCTTACGCAACAGCATATTCAGAAGTGATCATGTGGCTGGATGCATTTGTCTACTTACCACTGATCATCTTAGGCATCAATAGAATCATGGATAAAGGAAAACCGGTTCTGTTATTCATTAGTTACTTGTTACTGTTTCTTTCTAATTTTTATATGGCCTTTATGATCGGTGTTTTTAGCTTCATGTATTATTGTGTTCGTTTAATGACCGATTTTAAACGATATAGAAAAAGTATCATCAATTATTTGGTCCCTTCGTTTTTAGCCGGAGGAGCTTCGATGGTCACGATCTTACCAACAGTATTGGATTTGAAAAATAATGGAGAGAGCTTGAGTGATTTTAGTCGCTTTTGGCAACCAGATACTGGAGCTTGGGATTTAGTGACTAAATCAATGGCGGGTATTTATGATACGAGCAAGTTTGGCAGTGCTCCTTTCGTTTATATTGGTTTATTGCCTCTGATTTTTTGTTTGTACTATTTTGTTGATAAGAAAATTCCATTACGCAATAAGCTTTTATACGGAAGCTTGTTTGTTCTCTTGATTGCTAGTGTTTACATTTCAAATTTAAACCTATTTTGGCATGGATTTCACGCGCCTAACATGTTTTTATACAGATTTAGTTTCCTTTTTTCTTTTTTAGTTATTCTGCTTGCTGGATACAGTATTGAACAGATCGAGAAGTCTGATGTAGAAAAAATCATCAATATCATTCTTTTACTATTAGCAGTGTTTCTAGCGACTTATTTTTTTGCGAATAGGCAACGATATGATTATATTCAGCCAATCTCGTTTATTATTACGATTCTCTTGCTCGTTTCCTACTTGATTTTATTACTTATCTACAAGGGAAATAAACTAAAAAAAGTATTGCCTATTATTCTTGCAGTAGTCATGGTGGCAGAAGCAGGTTTCAATACCAAAGTTATGCTTGAGGGCATCAAAGAAGATTGGGGATATGCTGGACGAAGCGTTTATGATGGTCATTATGAAGACATCGAAACATTAGTGGAAAAGACGAAGCGTGAAAATGATGATTTTTACCGAATGGAAAATATGGATTCTATTTCGCGAAATGACAGCTTTAATTATGGATATAGCGGTGTCACGATGTTTTCTTCAATTAGAAATCGCCATTCATCCAGTTATCTTAATAATCTTGGGTTTCGTTCCACAGGAAGTAACTTGAACATTGCCTATGTAAATAATACTTTGATCATGGATTCGCTCTTAGGGATCAAATACAATCTTTCTAAACAAGAAGATATTAATAAATATGGGTTTGAAAAAATTGCTACTAAAGGAAAATACAATTTATATGAGAATAAAAATACGCTTCCATTAGGAGTACTTACAGACAAAGAGATTTATGAACCAAATGCTGTAAACAATCAGACTGAACTGATCAAACATCTTTCAGGTATGGAAGAGGATTTATTTAGTTTTGGGAATGTTAAAGAGGACAAGCTAGAAAATCTTACTTTGGAATCAAATGATGATAGTTTGACTTATGGCAAAGAAAATATTGCTCAGCTTTCATCCATCACTTGGACGGTTGAAATACCTGCTAAAACACAAGCTTATTTAAGCTTAGTAGCGGCAGACCAAAGCATGATGGCTAAAACAGATATTACTCTTGAAGTGAATGGTACTTCAAGGAAAAACAGTATTATTGAATCTGGACAATACTATAATCTTGGATACTATCAAGAGGCAGAGACTATAAAAGTTAAAGCTAGCTTCGATTCCTCCCAAGCCCAAATCAGTCTCTATCAACCTGATGTTGCGCTGCTAAATGTTGACCGTTTTGAAACCTCGCTAGATAAAATCAAAAAGAATGGGGTAGATTTTGATGTTAGTGGACGTAAAGCAAGTGCGAGTGTCGATTTAAAAGAAGACCAAGTGATTTGGACAACTATTCCATATGATAAAGGTTGGAGAGCATATATTGATGGAAAAAAAGTTGAGATCCCAACATTCAAAGAAGCGTTTTTGACATTACCGGTTTCAAAAGGGAAACACACCGTGGAATTTGTCTTTTTACCTCAAGGCTTTACTGTCGGTATTAGCTTGTTTGCGTTTAGTATAGTTGCATTTTTACTATATTTATTCTGGTTGAAAAGACAAGCAGCGAAAGGAGAATAA
- the lepB gene encoding signal peptidase I produces MVCVVLGCVLFFVFVRTHRVDGVSMAPTFANNDRIFVRKTEKPSRLDIVTFSPKEKPKDSYVKRVVGMPGDAIWLEENKLFINHQMKEGVKSPDSNTDKRAIDLPDGTIKINVSVEVMKQLSGLTKIPKNKYFLLGDNRNHSTDSRMMGLIESDQIEGVVSFRYYPLNKFGYVR; encoded by the coding sequence ATGGTTTGTGTAGTCCTTGGCTGTGTTCTCTTTTTTGTTTTTGTAAGGACACACAGAGTAGACGGAGTATCTATGGCTCCTACTTTTGCGAATAACGACCGAATCTTTGTGAGGAAAACCGAAAAACCTTCTCGATTAGATATCGTAACTTTTTCACCAAAAGAAAAGCCGAAGGACTCTTATGTAAAAAGGGTTGTCGGTATGCCGGGAGATGCAATCTGGCTGGAAGAAAACAAACTGTTTATTAACCATCAAATGAAAGAGGGAGTAAAATCGCCAGACAGTAACACTGACAAAAGAGCGATAGATTTACCAGATGGTACGATCAAAATCAACGTCTCAGTTGAAGTAATGAAGCAATTATCTGGTTTAACAAAAATCCCTAAAAATAAGTATTTTTTACTTGGAGATAATCGTAATCATTCGACAGACAGCCGAATGATGGGGCTGATAGAGAGTGATCAGATCGAAGGTGTCGTTTCATTTAGATATTATCCATTGAATAAATTTGGGTATGTTCGATAA
- the lepB gene encoding signal peptidase I, translating into MTSPKKATKQPRKKLSSSQSKVKKKEEYIKRNREEKNATKRNKRKKSNNTIATKKKQQHRGKAKKVVKSLPKKQQQRKKKNNQKQGKKKQLKLLLKQLALTIAISAALFSTIIYFTIRTPKMEGYAMTTTLTNNDRVLVSKMSELKRFKMVYFKHPQTKEKTIRRIIGMPGEELYYKNDQLFINNKLTPERFLEKSAAEAKQSGFLLTQDFSLKQVTNEERIPEGKYFVMGDNRQFSSDSRDYGLIDEKNIIGVVELRVFPLNAAAHF; encoded by the coding sequence ATGACTAGTCCAAAAAAGGCTACGAAACAGCCGAGAAAAAAGCTCTCTTCCTCTCAATCTAAAGTGAAGAAAAAAGAAGAATACATAAAAAGAAACAGAGAAGAGAAGAACGCAACAAAGCGTAATAAACGAAAAAAAAGCAATAATACTATTGCAACGAAAAAGAAGCAGCAACATAGAGGAAAAGCAAAAAAAGTAGTAAAATCTTTGCCAAAAAAACAGCAACAGAGAAAAAAGAAAAATAATCAAAAACAAGGTAAAAAAAAGCAACTAAAGCTATTGTTAAAACAACTTGCTCTGACTATTGCTATCAGTGCTGCATTATTTTCTACGATTATTTACTTCACTATTCGCACGCCTAAAATGGAAGGCTATGCAATGACTACGACACTGACTAATAATGACCGTGTCTTAGTCAGCAAAATGAGCGAATTAAAACGTTTCAAGATGGTCTATTTCAAACATCCACAAACGAAAGAAAAAACGATTAGAAGAATTATCGGAATGCCCGGAGAAGAACTATATTATAAGAATGATCAACTATTTATCAATAATAAACTAACGCCAGAACGTTTTCTCGAAAAATCTGCAGCTGAAGCAAAGCAGTCTGGTTTTTTACTGACTCAAGATTTTAGCTTAAAGCAAGTGACAAATGAAGAGCGCATTCCAGAAGGAAAGTATTTCGTGATGGGAGATAACCGTCAATTTTCTTCTGACAGCCGTGATTATGGACTGATCGATGAGAAAAATATTATTGGAGTTGTTGAGCTAAGAGTTTTCCCATTAAATGCAGCCGCCCATTTTTGA
- a CDS encoding DUF916 and DUF3324 domain-containing protein gives MKKKLITYLALLTYIVFGLGFSVNVFADENNKTADQQAADLGLGFTYKVVKPENQRTSVGYFDLRMSAGQKQTVEIELANGSDEEITIGVSLNGAKTNGNGVIEYGPSAIEKDKSLKYDFVDIVKGPKEVVIPPKTMVPLKLDITMPASDFNGFISGGIQLKQQVKEDKEAKKKTGITNEYAYLVGMLLSENDNVVEPNLELNKVYAGLANYRNAVFVNFSNVQPAYLENMTVDVQVMKKGSEEVLYDTKKAGMRMGPNNLIDFPVEMNGDRMEAGDYKAHILVTADDKKWEWTEDFTITDEEADKFNGQDVSLTQERGIDWKLIAMIVGGIIAVVVIIFIIVRSIQTKKMKNKKKKGNRKKTTAR, from the coding sequence ATGAAAAAGAAACTAATCACTTACTTAGCACTACTCACATACATAGTTTTCGGTCTTGGATTCTCTGTTAATGTTTTTGCCGATGAAAACAATAAGACCGCTGATCAACAAGCAGCAGATCTTGGCTTAGGTTTTACCTATAAAGTTGTGAAACCTGAGAATCAGCGCACTAGTGTCGGTTACTTCGACTTACGAATGAGTGCTGGACAAAAGCAGACTGTGGAAATTGAATTGGCAAACGGCTCTGATGAGGAAATCACGATCGGTGTCTCACTAAATGGTGCAAAGACCAACGGAAATGGTGTTATCGAATACGGTCCATCAGCGATCGAAAAAGATAAGTCTTTGAAATATGATTTTGTCGATATCGTTAAAGGACCTAAAGAAGTTGTTATTCCACCAAAAACAATGGTTCCATTAAAGTTGGATATAACGATGCCGGCATCTGATTTTAATGGTTTCATTTCAGGTGGTATTCAATTGAAACAACAGGTAAAAGAAGATAAGGAAGCAAAGAAAAAAACAGGGATCACAAATGAATATGCTTACTTAGTAGGAATGCTTTTAAGCGAAAATGATAACGTTGTTGAACCAAATCTTGAATTGAATAAAGTATATGCTGGTCTAGCAAATTATCGAAATGCTGTATTTGTTAATTTTTCTAATGTTCAACCTGCCTACCTTGAAAACATGACTGTTGATGTGCAAGTCATGAAAAAAGGGTCAGAAGAAGTTTTGTACGACACTAAAAAAGCAGGTATGCGCATGGGGCCTAATAACTTGATCGATTTTCCCGTTGAAATGAATGGAGATCGTATGGAAGCAGGCGATTATAAAGCACACATTTTAGTAACAGCGGATGACAAAAAATGGGAATGGACAGAAGACTTTACTATTACCGATGAAGAAGCAGATAAATTTAATGGACAGGATGTTTCATTAACACAAGAACGCGGGATCGATTGGAAATTGATTGCGATGATCGTGGGTGGAATCATTGCTGTTGTTGTAATTATCTTTATTATTGTTCGTTCTATTCAAACAAAGAAAATGAAAAATAAGAAGAAAAAAGGAAATAGAAAGAAAACAACTGCAAGATAA